One region of Anticarsia gemmatalis isolate Benzon Research Colony breed Stoneville strain chromosome 2, ilAntGemm2 primary, whole genome shotgun sequence genomic DNA includes:
- the LOC142981481 gene encoding uncharacterized protein LOC142981481 isoform X1, with amino-acid sequence MALVMLPCDLPWWTSVQRHLKHLLLASSPTKLTASMMKIHDMCNIGIDPDDDIKDPELMKGLEQFLEEEMTEDERRHFLDNTIRIMVNKALHLKRWRPPKGLIFSLQQQSDVTELEYNFVASMVAHAFFSTYPKRTLKTHPTLQDFNFTHFFKNLHRKSQRNKLKSLLHYFEWLDKSSNEGSIKLSRQVMSSKQWLTIEDWLECSLPLCKLLVRHEGRPERCENDDAIRVCFSSSRVGGDTLVDGESQESLSMFMMPELLPVMLSVEALEDNEVLKVEGVRMFSRICDKRQKTKIELLDEPKTVTVCLMDAEDYSKLPLGQWEEDNVLRELNKCLLAFQQTPMKSREGTRHERRLSPIGESCGHTPPEVEASVVIKQASSCSTLNSYNSRSPSPHNYCAATLNLNDPSVELTKKKCWLSPDGGMLNNRRGRFIVLGSSGECLPVTRSPATLDDMQEDSLYSSCNSSDEEEYHSANETNDYGSEDEGRGESARPNSFQYLKELSTEERRLSFADRLREALRREAEHSTTTSTGDWSTDSSSYAVGISISGAEVHDNDIRVKRGGSVGFVLTDKETLSNGDPSPRHRPLGRKETGNSSKYSFSTEYTSELEEVYEQFNQWLNDPIVDADSGEHKTRELDSRDLAVIRFAGSLLKRTLSESLAVGPVSGGAEAAELWAREPRALPHKPLALAARSLSLELARHRHRLAAHLVRSPAKRKVKEYIPEEIINGTRGAQGVPEAKADESKTPQTPDPSRRKKKLNWVINMIVDTIEETVECEPVTVRLKKPKLNQLAHKMASGGSCRPVATGNWGCGQRLRGHPQLKLLLQWLAASVAGVPALIYYTFGNEKLFKLDTLVRVLVDRKWTVGQLARAVLKFARQLLHEPHVIPDNHSLFDELIGIDKIPDDT; translated from the exons ATGGCGCTTGTAATGTTACCGTGCGACCTTCCCTGGTGGACTTCAGTGCAGCGTCACCTGAAGCACTTACTACTAGCGTCTTCGCCGACTAAACTCACCGCTAGTATGATGAAAATACACGATATGTGCAA CATAGGTATAGATCCAGACGACGACATCAAAGACCCTGAGCTGATGAAGGGTCTGGAGCAGTTCTTAGAGGAGGAGATGACGGAAGACGAGAGGCGGCACTTCTTAGACAACACCATCAGGATCATGGTGAACAAGGCGCTCCATCTCAAGCGATGGCGCCCGCCTAAAGGACTCATTTTCAGTTTACAGCAACAAA GTGATGTAACGGAACTGGAGTACAACTTCGTGGCTTCGATGGTGGCGCACGCGTTTTTCTCCACCTACCCCAAGCGAACGCTCAAGACACATCCCACCTTGCAAGACTTCaactttacacatttttttaagaatttacaCAG AAAATCtcaaagaaacaaattaaaaagtttgctGCACTACTTCGAATGGTTAGATAAGAGTAGCAACGAGGGATCTATTAAGCTAAGCAGACAG GTGATGTCGTCAAAGCAGTGGTTAACGATAGAGGACTGGTTAGAGTGCAGTCTGCCGCTGTGCAAGCTGCTGGTGCGGCACGAGGGCCGGCCGGAGCGCTGTGAGAACGACGACGCCATCAGAGTGTGCTTCTCTTCCAGCAGAGTCGGCGGAGACACGCTCGTTGATGGAGAGTCACAG GAATCTCTATCAATGTTCATGATGCCGGAGCTGCTGCCGGTGATGTTGTCGGTGGAGGCGCTCGAGGACAACGAGGTGCTCAAGGTGGAGGGAGTTAGAATGTTTAGCAGAATATGCGACAAGCGACAGAAGACCAAAATCGAATTACTAGACGAACCTAAAACT GTGACAGTATGTCTAATGGACGCAGAAGACTACAGCAAGCTACCTCTGGGCCAGTGGGAGGAAGACAATGTACTACGCGAGCTCAATAAGTGCTTGCTCGCGTTCCAGCAGACGCCTATGAAGAGTCGGGAGGGCACGAGACATGAAAGAAGACTTTCACCTATAG GTGAATCGTGCGGGCACACGCCGCCGGAGGTGGAGGCGAGCGTGGTGATCAAGCAGGCGTCGTCGTGCAGCACGCTCAACAGCTACAACAGCCGCAGCCCCTCGCCGCACAACTACTGCGCCGCCACGCTCAACCTCAACGACCCTA GCGTAGAACTAACGAAGAAGAAATGCTGGTTATCCCCAGACGGGGGCATGTTGAACAACCGTCGGGGCCGGTTCATAGTGCTGGGCTCCTCGGGCGAGTGCCTGCCCGTCACCAGGTCGCCCGCCACTCTAGATGATATGCAGGAAGACAGCTTGTACTCCAGTTGCAATTCTTCTGATGAAGAGGAGTATCATAGCGCGAATGAGACCAACGACTAcg GCAGCGAAGACGAAGGTCGTGGAGAAAGCGCTCGTCCCAATTCATTCCAGTACCTCAAAGAGTTGTCCACTGAGGAGCGGCGGCTGAGCTTCGCGGACAGACTGCGGGAGGCGCTGCGCAGAGAGGCAGAGCACTCCACCACCACCAGCACGGGAGACTGGTCCACTGACAGCTCCAGCTATGCTGTGGGCATCAGCATCTCTGGCGCCGAGGTCCATGATAATGACATTAG AGTAAAACGCGGCGGCTCCGTGGGCTTCGTACTAACAGACAAAGAGACGCTCAGCAACGGGGACCCCTCACCGCGACACAGACCGCTCGGCAGGAAGGAGACGGGCAACAGCTCCAAGTACAGCTTCAGCACGGAGTACAC TTCAGAGCTGGAGGAGGTGTACGAGCAGTTCAACCAGTGGCTCAACGACCCCATCGTCGACGCTGACTCCGGCGAACACAAGACCAGAGAGTTAGACTCTCGGGACTTGGCCGTTATCAG GTTCGCGGGCTCGCTACTAAAGCGGACACTGAGCGAGTCGCTGGCGGTGGGCCCGGTGTCGGGCGGCGCGGAGGCGGCGGAGCTGTGGGCCCGCGAGCCGCGCGCGCTGCCGCACAAGCCGCTGGCGCTCGCCGCGCGCTCGCTGTCGCTGGAGCTGGCGCGCCACCGACACCGCCTCGCCGCGCATCTCGTACGTAGCCCTGCT AAACGTAAAGTTAAAGAATATATACCGGAGGAGATAATAAACGGCACGCGCGGCGCCCAGGGGGTCCCCGAGGCTAAGGCGGACGAGTCTAAGACCCCACAGACCCCCGACCCCAGCCGTAGGAAGAAAAAGTTGAACTGGGTCATTAATATGATCGTAGACACGATCGAAGAGACGGTGGAATGCGAGCCGGTCACTGTCAGACTAAAGAAACCGAAG TTAAATCAGCTGGCACACAAGATGGCGTCGGGCGGGTCGTGCCGGCCGGTGGCCACCGGCAACTGGGGCTGCGGACAGCGCCTGCGCGGACACCCGCAGCTCAAGCTACTGCTGCAGTGGCTCGCCGCCAGCGTGGCCGGCGTGCCCGCACTCATCTACTACACCTTCGGCAATGAAAAACTGTTTAAG CTGGACACATTAGTCCGAGTGCTAGTGGACAGGAAGTGGACAGTGGGTCAGCTAGCGCGCGCGGTGCTCAAGTTCGCGCGGCAGCTGCTCCACGAGCCGCACGTCATCCCCGACAACCACTCGCTGTTCGACGAGCTCATAGGCATCGACAAGATACCGGACGACACATAG
- the LOC142981481 gene encoding uncharacterized protein LOC142981481 isoform X6 produces MALVMLPCDLPWWTSVQRHLKHLLLASSPTKLTASMMKIHDMCNIGIDPDDDIKDPELMKGLEQFLEEEMTEDERRHFLDNTIRIMVNKALHLKRWRPPKGLIFSLQQQSDVTELEYNFVASMVAHAFFSTYPKRTLKTHPTLQDFNFTHFFKNLHRKSQRNKLKSLLHYFEWLDKSSNEGSIKLSRQVMSSKQWLTIEDWLECSLPLCKLLVRHEGRPERCENDDAIRVCFSSSRVGGDTLVDGESQESLSMFMMPELLPVMLSVEALEDNEVLKVEGVRMFSRICDKRQKTKIELLDEPKTVTVCLMDAEDYSKLPLGQWEEDNVLRELNKCLLAFQQTPMKSREGTRHERRLSPIGESCGHTPPEVEASVVIKQASSCSTLNSYNSRSPSPHNYCAATLNLNDPSVELTKKKCWLSPDGGMLNNRRGRFIVLGSSGECLPVTRSPATLDDMQEDSLYSSCNSSDEEEYHSANETNDYGSEDEGRGESARPNSFQYLKELSTEERRLSFADRLREALRREAEHSTTTSTGDWSTDSSSYAVGISISGAEVHDNDIRVKRGGSVGFVLTDKETLSNGDPSPRHRPLGRKETGNSSKYSFSTEYTSELEEVYEQFNQWLNDPIVDADSGEHKTRELDSRDLAVIRFAGSLLKRTLSESLAVGPVSGGAEAAELWAREPRALPHKPLALAARSLSLELARHRHRLAAHLVRSPALAHKMASGGSCRPVATGNWGCGQRLRGHPQLKLLLQWLAASVAGVPALIYYTFGNEKLFKLDTLVRVLVDRKWTVGQLARAVLKFARQLLHEPHVIPDNHSLFDELIGIDKIPDDT; encoded by the exons ATGGCGCTTGTAATGTTACCGTGCGACCTTCCCTGGTGGACTTCAGTGCAGCGTCACCTGAAGCACTTACTACTAGCGTCTTCGCCGACTAAACTCACCGCTAGTATGATGAAAATACACGATATGTGCAA CATAGGTATAGATCCAGACGACGACATCAAAGACCCTGAGCTGATGAAGGGTCTGGAGCAGTTCTTAGAGGAGGAGATGACGGAAGACGAGAGGCGGCACTTCTTAGACAACACCATCAGGATCATGGTGAACAAGGCGCTCCATCTCAAGCGATGGCGCCCGCCTAAAGGACTCATTTTCAGTTTACAGCAACAAA GTGATGTAACGGAACTGGAGTACAACTTCGTGGCTTCGATGGTGGCGCACGCGTTTTTCTCCACCTACCCCAAGCGAACGCTCAAGACACATCCCACCTTGCAAGACTTCaactttacacatttttttaagaatttacaCAG AAAATCtcaaagaaacaaattaaaaagtttgctGCACTACTTCGAATGGTTAGATAAGAGTAGCAACGAGGGATCTATTAAGCTAAGCAGACAG GTGATGTCGTCAAAGCAGTGGTTAACGATAGAGGACTGGTTAGAGTGCAGTCTGCCGCTGTGCAAGCTGCTGGTGCGGCACGAGGGCCGGCCGGAGCGCTGTGAGAACGACGACGCCATCAGAGTGTGCTTCTCTTCCAGCAGAGTCGGCGGAGACACGCTCGTTGATGGAGAGTCACAG GAATCTCTATCAATGTTCATGATGCCGGAGCTGCTGCCGGTGATGTTGTCGGTGGAGGCGCTCGAGGACAACGAGGTGCTCAAGGTGGAGGGAGTTAGAATGTTTAGCAGAATATGCGACAAGCGACAGAAGACCAAAATCGAATTACTAGACGAACCTAAAACT GTGACAGTATGTCTAATGGACGCAGAAGACTACAGCAAGCTACCTCTGGGCCAGTGGGAGGAAGACAATGTACTACGCGAGCTCAATAAGTGCTTGCTCGCGTTCCAGCAGACGCCTATGAAGAGTCGGGAGGGCACGAGACATGAAAGAAGACTTTCACCTATAG GTGAATCGTGCGGGCACACGCCGCCGGAGGTGGAGGCGAGCGTGGTGATCAAGCAGGCGTCGTCGTGCAGCACGCTCAACAGCTACAACAGCCGCAGCCCCTCGCCGCACAACTACTGCGCCGCCACGCTCAACCTCAACGACCCTA GCGTAGAACTAACGAAGAAGAAATGCTGGTTATCCCCAGACGGGGGCATGTTGAACAACCGTCGGGGCCGGTTCATAGTGCTGGGCTCCTCGGGCGAGTGCCTGCCCGTCACCAGGTCGCCCGCCACTCTAGATGATATGCAGGAAGACAGCTTGTACTCCAGTTGCAATTCTTCTGATGAAGAGGAGTATCATAGCGCGAATGAGACCAACGACTAcg GCAGCGAAGACGAAGGTCGTGGAGAAAGCGCTCGTCCCAATTCATTCCAGTACCTCAAAGAGTTGTCCACTGAGGAGCGGCGGCTGAGCTTCGCGGACAGACTGCGGGAGGCGCTGCGCAGAGAGGCAGAGCACTCCACCACCACCAGCACGGGAGACTGGTCCACTGACAGCTCCAGCTATGCTGTGGGCATCAGCATCTCTGGCGCCGAGGTCCATGATAATGACATTAG AGTAAAACGCGGCGGCTCCGTGGGCTTCGTACTAACAGACAAAGAGACGCTCAGCAACGGGGACCCCTCACCGCGACACAGACCGCTCGGCAGGAAGGAGACGGGCAACAGCTCCAAGTACAGCTTCAGCACGGAGTACAC TTCAGAGCTGGAGGAGGTGTACGAGCAGTTCAACCAGTGGCTCAACGACCCCATCGTCGACGCTGACTCCGGCGAACACAAGACCAGAGAGTTAGACTCTCGGGACTTGGCCGTTATCAG GTTCGCGGGCTCGCTACTAAAGCGGACACTGAGCGAGTCGCTGGCGGTGGGCCCGGTGTCGGGCGGCGCGGAGGCGGCGGAGCTGTGGGCCCGCGAGCCGCGCGCGCTGCCGCACAAGCCGCTGGCGCTCGCCGCGCGCTCGCTGTCGCTGGAGCTGGCGCGCCACCGACACCGCCTCGCCGCGCATCTCGTACGTAGCCCTGCT CTGGCACACAAGATGGCGTCGGGCGGGTCGTGCCGGCCGGTGGCCACCGGCAACTGGGGCTGCGGACAGCGCCTGCGCGGACACCCGCAGCTCAAGCTACTGCTGCAGTGGCTCGCCGCCAGCGTGGCCGGCGTGCCCGCACTCATCTACTACACCTTCGGCAATGAAAAACTGTTTAAG CTGGACACATTAGTCCGAGTGCTAGTGGACAGGAAGTGGACAGTGGGTCAGCTAGCGCGCGCGGTGCTCAAGTTCGCGCGGCAGCTGCTCCACGAGCCGCACGTCATCCCCGACAACCACTCGCTGTTCGACGAGCTCATAGGCATCGACAAGATACCGGACGACACATAG
- the LOC142981481 gene encoding uncharacterized protein LOC142981481 isoform X4, whose amino-acid sequence MALVMLPCDLPWWTSVQRHLKHLLLASSPTKLTASMMKIHDMCNIGIDPDDDIKDPELMKGLEQFLEEEMTEDERRHFLDNTIRIMVNKALHLKRWRPPKGLIFSLQQQSDVTELEYNFVASMVAHAFFSTYPKRTLKTHPTLQDFNFTHFFKNLHRKSQRNKLKSLLHYFEWLDKSSNEGSIKLSRQVMSSKQWLTIEDWLECSLPLCKLLVRHEGRPERCENDDAIRVCFSSSRVGGDTLVDGESQESLSMFMMPELLPVMLSVEALEDNEVLKVEGVRMFSRICDKRQKTKIELLDEPKTVTVCLMDAEDYSKLPLGQWEEDNVLRELNKCLLAFQQTPMKSREGTRHERRLSPIGESCGHTPPEVEASVVIKQASSCSTLNSYNSRSPSPHNYCAATLNLNDPNGGMLNNRRGRFIVLGSSGECLPVTRSPATLDDMQEDSLYSSCNSSDEEEYHSANETNDYGSEDEGRGESARPNSFQYLKELSTEERRLSFADRLREALRREAEHSTTTSTGDWSTDSSSYAVGISISGAEVHDNDIRVKRGGSVGFVLTDKETLSNGDPSPRHRPLGRKETGNSSKYSFSTEYTSELEEVYEQFNQWLNDPIVDADSGEHKTRELDSRDLAVIRFAGSLLKRTLSESLAVGPVSGGAEAAELWAREPRALPHKPLALAARSLSLELARHRHRLAAHLVRSPAKRKVKEYIPEEIINGTRGAQGVPEAKADESKTPQTPDPSRRKKKLNWVINMIVDTIEETVECEPVTVRLKKPKLNQLAHKMASGGSCRPVATGNWGCGQRLRGHPQLKLLLQWLAASVAGVPALIYYTFGNEKLFKLDTLVRVLVDRKWTVGQLARAVLKFARQLLHEPHVIPDNHSLFDELIGIDKIPDDT is encoded by the exons ATGGCGCTTGTAATGTTACCGTGCGACCTTCCCTGGTGGACTTCAGTGCAGCGTCACCTGAAGCACTTACTACTAGCGTCTTCGCCGACTAAACTCACCGCTAGTATGATGAAAATACACGATATGTGCAA CATAGGTATAGATCCAGACGACGACATCAAAGACCCTGAGCTGATGAAGGGTCTGGAGCAGTTCTTAGAGGAGGAGATGACGGAAGACGAGAGGCGGCACTTCTTAGACAACACCATCAGGATCATGGTGAACAAGGCGCTCCATCTCAAGCGATGGCGCCCGCCTAAAGGACTCATTTTCAGTTTACAGCAACAAA GTGATGTAACGGAACTGGAGTACAACTTCGTGGCTTCGATGGTGGCGCACGCGTTTTTCTCCACCTACCCCAAGCGAACGCTCAAGACACATCCCACCTTGCAAGACTTCaactttacacatttttttaagaatttacaCAG AAAATCtcaaagaaacaaattaaaaagtttgctGCACTACTTCGAATGGTTAGATAAGAGTAGCAACGAGGGATCTATTAAGCTAAGCAGACAG GTGATGTCGTCAAAGCAGTGGTTAACGATAGAGGACTGGTTAGAGTGCAGTCTGCCGCTGTGCAAGCTGCTGGTGCGGCACGAGGGCCGGCCGGAGCGCTGTGAGAACGACGACGCCATCAGAGTGTGCTTCTCTTCCAGCAGAGTCGGCGGAGACACGCTCGTTGATGGAGAGTCACAG GAATCTCTATCAATGTTCATGATGCCGGAGCTGCTGCCGGTGATGTTGTCGGTGGAGGCGCTCGAGGACAACGAGGTGCTCAAGGTGGAGGGAGTTAGAATGTTTAGCAGAATATGCGACAAGCGACAGAAGACCAAAATCGAATTACTAGACGAACCTAAAACT GTGACAGTATGTCTAATGGACGCAGAAGACTACAGCAAGCTACCTCTGGGCCAGTGGGAGGAAGACAATGTACTACGCGAGCTCAATAAGTGCTTGCTCGCGTTCCAGCAGACGCCTATGAAGAGTCGGGAGGGCACGAGACATGAAAGAAGACTTTCACCTATAG GTGAATCGTGCGGGCACACGCCGCCGGAGGTGGAGGCGAGCGTGGTGATCAAGCAGGCGTCGTCGTGCAGCACGCTCAACAGCTACAACAGCCGCAGCCCCTCGCCGCACAACTACTGCGCCGCCACGCTCAACCTCAACGACCCTA ACGGGGGCATGTTGAACAACCGTCGGGGCCGGTTCATAGTGCTGGGCTCCTCGGGCGAGTGCCTGCCCGTCACCAGGTCGCCCGCCACTCTAGATGATATGCAGGAAGACAGCTTGTACTCCAGTTGCAATTCTTCTGATGAAGAGGAGTATCATAGCGCGAATGAGACCAACGACTAcg GCAGCGAAGACGAAGGTCGTGGAGAAAGCGCTCGTCCCAATTCATTCCAGTACCTCAAAGAGTTGTCCACTGAGGAGCGGCGGCTGAGCTTCGCGGACAGACTGCGGGAGGCGCTGCGCAGAGAGGCAGAGCACTCCACCACCACCAGCACGGGAGACTGGTCCACTGACAGCTCCAGCTATGCTGTGGGCATCAGCATCTCTGGCGCCGAGGTCCATGATAATGACATTAG AGTAAAACGCGGCGGCTCCGTGGGCTTCGTACTAACAGACAAAGAGACGCTCAGCAACGGGGACCCCTCACCGCGACACAGACCGCTCGGCAGGAAGGAGACGGGCAACAGCTCCAAGTACAGCTTCAGCACGGAGTACAC TTCAGAGCTGGAGGAGGTGTACGAGCAGTTCAACCAGTGGCTCAACGACCCCATCGTCGACGCTGACTCCGGCGAACACAAGACCAGAGAGTTAGACTCTCGGGACTTGGCCGTTATCAG GTTCGCGGGCTCGCTACTAAAGCGGACACTGAGCGAGTCGCTGGCGGTGGGCCCGGTGTCGGGCGGCGCGGAGGCGGCGGAGCTGTGGGCCCGCGAGCCGCGCGCGCTGCCGCACAAGCCGCTGGCGCTCGCCGCGCGCTCGCTGTCGCTGGAGCTGGCGCGCCACCGACACCGCCTCGCCGCGCATCTCGTACGTAGCCCTGCT AAACGTAAAGTTAAAGAATATATACCGGAGGAGATAATAAACGGCACGCGCGGCGCCCAGGGGGTCCCCGAGGCTAAGGCGGACGAGTCTAAGACCCCACAGACCCCCGACCCCAGCCGTAGGAAGAAAAAGTTGAACTGGGTCATTAATATGATCGTAGACACGATCGAAGAGACGGTGGAATGCGAGCCGGTCACTGTCAGACTAAAGAAACCGAAG TTAAATCAGCTGGCACACAAGATGGCGTCGGGCGGGTCGTGCCGGCCGGTGGCCACCGGCAACTGGGGCTGCGGACAGCGCCTGCGCGGACACCCGCAGCTCAAGCTACTGCTGCAGTGGCTCGCCGCCAGCGTGGCCGGCGTGCCCGCACTCATCTACTACACCTTCGGCAATGAAAAACTGTTTAAG CTGGACACATTAGTCCGAGTGCTAGTGGACAGGAAGTGGACAGTGGGTCAGCTAGCGCGCGCGGTGCTCAAGTTCGCGCGGCAGCTGCTCCACGAGCCGCACGTCATCCCCGACAACCACTCGCTGTTCGACGAGCTCATAGGCATCGACAAGATACCGGACGACACATAG
- the LOC142981481 gene encoding uncharacterized protein LOC142981481 isoform X2, producing MALVMLPCDLPWWTSVQRHLKHLLLASSPTKLTASMMKIHDMCNIGIDPDDDIKDPELMKGLEQFLEEEMTEDERRHFLDNTIRIMVNKALHLKRWRPPKGLIFSLQQQSDVTELEYNFVASMVAHAFFSTYPKRTLKTHPTLQDFNFTHFFKNLHRKSQRNKLKSLLHYFEWLDKSSNEGSIKLSRQVMSSKQWLTIEDWLECSLPLCKLLVRHEGRPERCENDDAIRVCFSSSRVGGDTLVDGESQESLSMFMMPELLPVMLSVEALEDNEVLKVEGVRMFSRICDKRQKTKIELLDEPKTVTVCLMDAEDYSKLPLGQWEEDNVLRELNKCLLAFQQTPMKSREGTRHERRLSPIGESCGHTPPEVEASVVIKQASSCSTLNSYNSRSPSPHNYCAATLNLNDPSVELTKKKCWLSPDGGMLNNRRGRFIVLGSSGECLPVTRSPATLDDMQEDSLYSSCNSSDEEEYHSANETNDYGSEDEGRGESARPNSFQYLKELSTEERRLSFADRLREALRREAEHSTTTSTGDWSTDSSSYAVGISISGAEVHDNDIRVKRGGSVGFVLTDKETLSNGDPSPRHRPLGRKETGNSSKYSFSTEYTSELEEVYEQFNQWLNDPIVDADSGEHKTRELDSRDLAVIRFAGSLLKRTLSESLAVGPVSGGAEAAELWAREPRALPHKPLALAARSLSLELARHRHRLAAHLVRSPAKRKVKEYIPEEIINGTRGAQGVPEAKADESKTPQTPDPSRRKKKLNWVINMIVDTIEETVECEPVTVRLKKPKLAHKMASGGSCRPVATGNWGCGQRLRGHPQLKLLLQWLAASVAGVPALIYYTFGNEKLFKLDTLVRVLVDRKWTVGQLARAVLKFARQLLHEPHVIPDNHSLFDELIGIDKIPDDT from the exons ATGGCGCTTGTAATGTTACCGTGCGACCTTCCCTGGTGGACTTCAGTGCAGCGTCACCTGAAGCACTTACTACTAGCGTCTTCGCCGACTAAACTCACCGCTAGTATGATGAAAATACACGATATGTGCAA CATAGGTATAGATCCAGACGACGACATCAAAGACCCTGAGCTGATGAAGGGTCTGGAGCAGTTCTTAGAGGAGGAGATGACGGAAGACGAGAGGCGGCACTTCTTAGACAACACCATCAGGATCATGGTGAACAAGGCGCTCCATCTCAAGCGATGGCGCCCGCCTAAAGGACTCATTTTCAGTTTACAGCAACAAA GTGATGTAACGGAACTGGAGTACAACTTCGTGGCTTCGATGGTGGCGCACGCGTTTTTCTCCACCTACCCCAAGCGAACGCTCAAGACACATCCCACCTTGCAAGACTTCaactttacacatttttttaagaatttacaCAG AAAATCtcaaagaaacaaattaaaaagtttgctGCACTACTTCGAATGGTTAGATAAGAGTAGCAACGAGGGATCTATTAAGCTAAGCAGACAG GTGATGTCGTCAAAGCAGTGGTTAACGATAGAGGACTGGTTAGAGTGCAGTCTGCCGCTGTGCAAGCTGCTGGTGCGGCACGAGGGCCGGCCGGAGCGCTGTGAGAACGACGACGCCATCAGAGTGTGCTTCTCTTCCAGCAGAGTCGGCGGAGACACGCTCGTTGATGGAGAGTCACAG GAATCTCTATCAATGTTCATGATGCCGGAGCTGCTGCCGGTGATGTTGTCGGTGGAGGCGCTCGAGGACAACGAGGTGCTCAAGGTGGAGGGAGTTAGAATGTTTAGCAGAATATGCGACAAGCGACAGAAGACCAAAATCGAATTACTAGACGAACCTAAAACT GTGACAGTATGTCTAATGGACGCAGAAGACTACAGCAAGCTACCTCTGGGCCAGTGGGAGGAAGACAATGTACTACGCGAGCTCAATAAGTGCTTGCTCGCGTTCCAGCAGACGCCTATGAAGAGTCGGGAGGGCACGAGACATGAAAGAAGACTTTCACCTATAG GTGAATCGTGCGGGCACACGCCGCCGGAGGTGGAGGCGAGCGTGGTGATCAAGCAGGCGTCGTCGTGCAGCACGCTCAACAGCTACAACAGCCGCAGCCCCTCGCCGCACAACTACTGCGCCGCCACGCTCAACCTCAACGACCCTA GCGTAGAACTAACGAAGAAGAAATGCTGGTTATCCCCAGACGGGGGCATGTTGAACAACCGTCGGGGCCGGTTCATAGTGCTGGGCTCCTCGGGCGAGTGCCTGCCCGTCACCAGGTCGCCCGCCACTCTAGATGATATGCAGGAAGACAGCTTGTACTCCAGTTGCAATTCTTCTGATGAAGAGGAGTATCATAGCGCGAATGAGACCAACGACTAcg GCAGCGAAGACGAAGGTCGTGGAGAAAGCGCTCGTCCCAATTCATTCCAGTACCTCAAAGAGTTGTCCACTGAGGAGCGGCGGCTGAGCTTCGCGGACAGACTGCGGGAGGCGCTGCGCAGAGAGGCAGAGCACTCCACCACCACCAGCACGGGAGACTGGTCCACTGACAGCTCCAGCTATGCTGTGGGCATCAGCATCTCTGGCGCCGAGGTCCATGATAATGACATTAG AGTAAAACGCGGCGGCTCCGTGGGCTTCGTACTAACAGACAAAGAGACGCTCAGCAACGGGGACCCCTCACCGCGACACAGACCGCTCGGCAGGAAGGAGACGGGCAACAGCTCCAAGTACAGCTTCAGCACGGAGTACAC TTCAGAGCTGGAGGAGGTGTACGAGCAGTTCAACCAGTGGCTCAACGACCCCATCGTCGACGCTGACTCCGGCGAACACAAGACCAGAGAGTTAGACTCTCGGGACTTGGCCGTTATCAG GTTCGCGGGCTCGCTACTAAAGCGGACACTGAGCGAGTCGCTGGCGGTGGGCCCGGTGTCGGGCGGCGCGGAGGCGGCGGAGCTGTGGGCCCGCGAGCCGCGCGCGCTGCCGCACAAGCCGCTGGCGCTCGCCGCGCGCTCGCTGTCGCTGGAGCTGGCGCGCCACCGACACCGCCTCGCCGCGCATCTCGTACGTAGCCCTGCT AAACGTAAAGTTAAAGAATATATACCGGAGGAGATAATAAACGGCACGCGCGGCGCCCAGGGGGTCCCCGAGGCTAAGGCGGACGAGTCTAAGACCCCACAGACCCCCGACCCCAGCCGTAGGAAGAAAAAGTTGAACTGGGTCATTAATATGATCGTAGACACGATCGAAGAGACGGTGGAATGCGAGCCGGTCACTGTCAGACTAAAGAAACCGAAG CTGGCACACAAGATGGCGTCGGGCGGGTCGTGCCGGCCGGTGGCCACCGGCAACTGGGGCTGCGGACAGCGCCTGCGCGGACACCCGCAGCTCAAGCTACTGCTGCAGTGGCTCGCCGCCAGCGTGGCCGGCGTGCCCGCACTCATCTACTACACCTTCGGCAATGAAAAACTGTTTAAG CTGGACACATTAGTCCGAGTGCTAGTGGACAGGAAGTGGACAGTGGGTCAGCTAGCGCGCGCGGTGCTCAAGTTCGCGCGGCAGCTGCTCCACGAGCCGCACGTCATCCCCGACAACCACTCGCTGTTCGACGAGCTCATAGGCATCGACAAGATACCGGACGACACATAG